A single window of Pontibacillus chungwhensis DNA harbors:
- a CDS encoding 5-carboxymethyl-2-hydroxymuconate Delta-isomerase — MPHIIVEYTDNLADLNFRSLLKSLNHVLVESDHFPTGGIRSRAVKLTDYVVADGTEDDAFVHIELKVGAGRSEEVLKATSESLFEAAKTFLDDCFKDRYLALSLEVTEFRFPTQKKNNIHNRYTG; from the coding sequence TTGCCTCATATCATAGTGGAATACACCGATAACTTAGCCGATCTAAACTTCCGTTCCTTGCTGAAATCACTAAATCACGTCCTCGTAGAAAGCGACCATTTCCCAACGGGCGGGATCCGCTCAAGAGCTGTGAAGCTAACCGACTATGTGGTCGCCGACGGAACGGAAGATGACGCCTTCGTCCATATTGAGCTAAAAGTAGGCGCCGGACGAAGTGAAGAAGTATTGAAAGCAACGAGCGAGTCCCTATTTGAAGCCGCCAAAACCTTCTTGGACGACTGCTTCAAAGACCGCTACCTCGCTCTTTCCTTAGAAGTGACCGAGTTTCGCTTCCCTACTCAGAAAAAGAACAATATTCATAACCGGTATACAGGCTGA
- a CDS encoding fumarylacetoacetate hydrolase family protein, which produces MKKARVSYKGNVCEAVVEGDQLVLETGQTAQESEVVWLPPVDAGTIFALGLNFADHASELAFNAPDEPLVFLKGPNTLVGHQGETPRPTDVTHMHYECELAVVIGRQGKHITKEEAYDYVAGYTIANDYAFRDYLENYYRPNFRVKNRDNCTPIGPWIVDRDDIGDPMNLALRTYVNGELEQVGSTKDMIFSVPYLIEYLSSFMTLNEGDIILTGTPKGPTKVNVGDKVVTEIEGIGRLTNTIIEEHPAPVS; this is translated from the coding sequence ATGAAGAAAGCACGTGTAAGCTATAAAGGAAATGTATGTGAGGCAGTCGTAGAAGGCGATCAACTCGTTTTAGAAACCGGTCAAACAGCACAAGAGTCAGAAGTGGTCTGGCTCCCACCAGTTGATGCCGGAACGATCTTCGCCCTTGGCCTAAATTTCGCCGATCACGCGTCAGAACTCGCTTTTAACGCCCCAGACGAACCACTTGTTTTCTTAAAAGGACCCAATACACTCGTCGGTCACCAAGGGGAAACCCCTCGCCCGACTGACGTGACCCACATGCACTACGAGTGTGAACTGGCTGTCGTCATCGGACGGCAAGGGAAGCATATTACGAAAGAAGAAGCGTACGATTATGTCGCTGGCTATACCATCGCAAACGACTACGCCTTCCGCGATTATTTGGAAAATTACTATCGTCCTAACTTCCGGGTCAAAAACCGGGACAACTGTACGCCAATCGGGCCATGGATCGTCGACCGAGATGATATCGGTGACCCTATGAACCTCGCCCTTCGCACGTATGTGAATGGAGAGCTCGAGCAAGTCGGCAGCACAAAAGATATGATCTTCTCCGTCCCTTATTTAATTGAGTATTTAAGCAGCTTCATGACCTTAAATGAAGGAGACATCATTCTAACAGGCACGCCTAAAGGCCCGACGAAGGTCAATGTTGGCGATAAAGTCGTCACTGAAATTGAAGGCATCGGACGCTTAACCAATACGATTATCGAAGAGCATCCTGCTCCCGTATCCTAA
- a CDS encoding fumarylacetoacetate hydrolase family protein gives MKKAMVQLSGVPQAKEMMVDPAKGTLSDGEEALRLDFPLSGNVYGTAMNYKGNLDEFGLSLHEDPYKKPPEAPVLYMKPRNTFTGPETNIAIPDGETEVEIGASLAIVFGRTTSKVQEKNALDYVSGYTIVNDISIPHESIHRPAIKEKSRDGFCAAGPWIVSKDDVINPDDLGIRIYVNGALRQEHSTSELVRPVGKLIADVSSFMTFSKGDVLLVGLPPGAPRVQSGDEVRIQIDEIGALTNHFVSEHSYVKEGNR, from the coding sequence ATGAAGAAAGCAATGGTTCAGTTAAGCGGTGTTCCGCAGGCTAAAGAAATGATGGTTGACCCTGCAAAAGGAACGCTCTCTGACGGAGAGGAAGCCCTGCGTTTAGACTTCCCTCTATCTGGAAATGTGTACGGGACAGCGATGAACTACAAAGGGAATCTAGATGAGTTTGGCCTATCCCTCCACGAAGATCCATACAAAAAACCACCAGAAGCACCGGTCTTATATATGAAGCCTCGTAATACATTTACAGGCCCAGAAACAAACATCGCCATACCAGATGGTGAAACAGAAGTCGAAATTGGAGCGAGCCTTGCGATTGTGTTCGGCCGTACCACGAGTAAAGTACAAGAGAAAAATGCACTCGATTATGTAAGCGGATACACAATTGTAAACGATATTTCGATTCCACACGAAAGCATTCATCGCCCTGCTATAAAAGAGAAATCAAGAGATGGCTTCTGTGCAGCAGGCCCCTGGATTGTATCGAAAGATGACGTCATAAACCCAGATGACCTCGGCATTCGGATTTATGTAAACGGCGCCCTACGTCAGGAACACTCTACATCTGAATTGGTCCGCCCTGTCGGTAAATTGATTGCGGACGTGTCCTCCTTTATGACTTTCTCTAAAGGGGATGTATTACTAGTCGGCCTTCCACCCGGCGCCCCTCGCGTTCAATCCGGGGATGAGGTGCGCATTCAAATTGATGAGATCGGCGCACTGACGAATCATTTTGTTTCTGAGCATTCGTATGTAAAGGAGGGCAATCGATGA
- a CDS encoding LysR family transcriptional regulator, with protein MDIRQLRYFYVIAQERQITRAAKRLHIAQPPLSQQLKQLEAELEVSLVERNGRTLELTEAGRVLYQRAEKILHEMDDLVTEVKETGEGIRGTLSLGSVKSCFSYLPPRLKTFRDEHPKLRYKLQEGDTSFLSDSLRNREIELAIVRLPVDSEDFSILHLPPEPYVLVVPESWSHFAPGVESVSMGALEELPLLLLHRLSGIGQYEIILEECRHHGFEADVICECPDVTMLLSLVSSGVGATIVPEASLKDRYDPGIRVIGIHDATIQAEPAIVWMKDRFLSVAARKFIEQFEPVKNLQ; from the coding sequence ATGGACATTCGTCAGCTGCGCTACTTTTATGTCATCGCCCAGGAACGACAGATTACCCGTGCGGCCAAACGTCTTCATATTGCTCAGCCTCCACTGAGCCAGCAGTTAAAACAATTGGAAGCTGAGCTTGAAGTGAGTCTTGTCGAGCGAAACGGCCGAACCCTTGAACTAACAGAGGCTGGACGCGTGCTGTATCAACGAGCCGAAAAAATTCTCCACGAAATGGACGACCTTGTCACAGAAGTGAAAGAAACCGGTGAAGGCATTCGAGGAACCCTTTCACTCGGATCTGTGAAATCATGTTTCTCCTACCTCCCGCCAAGATTAAAAACCTTCCGTGACGAACACCCCAAGCTCCGTTACAAGCTCCAGGAAGGAGACACATCATTCTTATCTGACAGTTTACGAAACCGGGAAATTGAGCTTGCCATCGTTCGGCTTCCTGTCGATAGTGAGGATTTCTCTATTCTTCACCTGCCTCCTGAACCTTACGTCCTGGTCGTTCCAGAGAGCTGGTCCCACTTTGCACCTGGAGTGGAAAGTGTCTCGATGGGCGCTTTAGAAGAGCTCCCCCTCCTTTTGCTACATAGGTTGAGTGGAATTGGCCAATACGAGATCATATTAGAAGAATGCCGGCACCACGGATTCGAGGCAGACGTAATCTGCGAATGCCCCGATGTCACGATGCTCCTTTCCCTCGTATCTTCAGGGGTTGGAGCAACCATCGTGCCGGAAGCTTCGCTGAAAGATCGATACGATCCCGGCATCCGCGTGATCGGCATTCATGATGCGACCATTCAGGCAGAACCAGCGATTGTATGGATGAAAGATCGGTTCCTATCTGTCGCTGCCAGAAAGTTTATTGAACAATTTGAACCGGTAAAAAATCTTCAGTAG
- the hpaI gene encoding 2,4-dihydroxyhept-2-ene-1,7-dioic acid aldolase — protein MNIQEAKQRLRGSIAPIVTPFKKDHSIDFEAFRKLIHWHIASGTHGISVTGTTGEPSSLTVEERVDVMKEAHTAINGRVPFVPGTGSTNHQETMYLTKKAQEIGADAALVIVPYYNKPSQHALYKHFKTVADAVDIPIIVYNIPGRTATNLHVETLAKLSRDCENIIGVKESNKDFEHINRVLLNCGRDFLLYSGIELLCYPMLAIGGAGHISATANVVPDKVAEIYDAWVEGDVKRAQDLHYDLMPLNDVLFKDTNPAPLKAALGMMGKINPDLRLPMDLPTGTLQDEIRSVLADYVEIADGIGLK, from the coding sequence ATGAATATTCAAGAAGCGAAACAGCGACTAAGAGGGTCAATCGCGCCGATTGTCACTCCTTTTAAGAAAGATCATTCAATTGATTTTGAAGCATTCAGGAAGCTCATTCACTGGCATATTGCAAGTGGGACGCACGGAATTTCGGTTACGGGAACGACAGGGGAGCCGAGTTCATTGACGGTGGAAGAACGAGTAGATGTGATGAAAGAAGCACATACAGCCATTAACGGGCGAGTGCCATTTGTGCCCGGGACAGGATCAACGAATCACCAGGAGACGATGTATCTGACGAAGAAAGCTCAAGAGATTGGAGCGGATGCCGCGCTCGTTATTGTTCCTTATTACAATAAGCCTTCTCAGCATGCGCTTTATAAACATTTTAAGACGGTTGCAGACGCTGTGGATATTCCGATTATCGTGTACAACATTCCTGGACGTACGGCGACGAACTTGCATGTTGAAACCCTTGCGAAGCTTAGCCGTGACTGTGAGAACATTATCGGAGTGAAAGAATCAAATAAAGACTTTGAGCATATTAACCGTGTTTTACTGAACTGCGGTCGTGATTTCCTTCTGTATTCAGGTATTGAACTGCTTTGCTACCCGATGCTTGCGATAGGGGGAGCTGGCCATATTAGCGCGACGGCGAATGTTGTACCGGATAAAGTCGCTGAAATCTATGATGCGTGGGTAGAAGGGGATGTGAAACGAGCGCAGGATCTTCACTATGATCTGATGCCGTTAAATGATGTTCTCTTTAAAGATACGAACCCGGCTCCACTGAAAGCAGCACTTGGAATGATGGGCAAAATCAATCCTGATCTTCGTCTGCCGATGGACCTGCCAACAGGAACCCTTCAGGATGAGATTCGTTCCGTATTGGCTGACTATGTCGAGATCGCTGATGGAATTGGGTTAAAGTAA